In the Streptomyces formicae genome, one interval contains:
- a CDS encoding asparagine synthase-related protein yields the protein MRWLVGWSSTAARASVVGSAGATGENGETVHPVGSQLLWGDPDPLWAVGDWRADEVRTVTADEQTRIAVLGTCGASDEELRVGLFAARGGALRHLTAWSGSYTAVVQVGRRMMIAGDLAGARPVFYTPWADGTAYATAALPLADLIEAHLDIGHLAALLAAPDVPEALHDSTPYQGVRRVPPGHALILRAGAREVAGYEAVASLAVAAPSADADSAVDGVRDALVEAVRARLTAPRHVPGMDVDPGPVPGMGPAERRAARGMPVPGIGADLSGGPASGTLALLAAGLPGMPGTVLGHGTGAGERLLAVTFNDLAVNGREAELERAGAIAANPRLHHVVVAAGEDALPYADLDGPLTDEPSATLVSAQRHRARLSSGSADHFTGYGARQVLDAHPARLADLLMDRKRRHLVRPVAALAKADGSVMVPARVYGAARKLARMPHRAGVESLADRLLQRRFDEPGGAVGASLAALAWARPGPAARWLTGEALAEVSVRLQDTRMRPGGNPGQRPGDFRARAALARHAADLRILEQAAEVRFQRLHAPFLDNQVVRACRALPEALRVQPGARAAILRTVLEGAGVADLPPGWGAPSHASNAAAARTGLRMAVDDLIALFDTPLLAQAGLVEARVVRKALRSAAEGEPLPLDGLADLVSTELWLRRLLSRRGTCWTGTPARQRAVPTGTVVPQRGALGAGR from the coding sequence ATGCGGTGGTTGGTGGGGTGGAGCAGTACCGCCGCGAGGGCCTCGGTGGTGGGCTCGGCCGGAGCCACCGGAGAGAACGGCGAGACCGTGCACCCGGTGGGCTCCCAACTCCTGTGGGGCGACCCCGATCCGCTCTGGGCGGTCGGCGACTGGCGCGCCGACGAGGTGCGGACCGTGACGGCCGACGAACAGACCCGGATCGCGGTGCTCGGCACCTGCGGCGCATCCGACGAGGAGCTCCGGGTGGGCCTGTTCGCCGCGCGCGGCGGCGCCCTGCGGCACCTGACCGCGTGGTCCGGCAGCTACACCGCGGTCGTCCAGGTCGGCCGCCGCATGATGATCGCCGGTGATCTCGCGGGCGCCCGCCCGGTGTTCTACACCCCGTGGGCGGACGGCACGGCCTACGCGACCGCCGCACTGCCCCTCGCGGACCTCATCGAGGCCCACCTGGACATCGGGCACCTGGCGGCCCTGCTCGCCGCCCCCGACGTCCCCGAGGCGCTGCACGACTCGACGCCCTACCAGGGCGTGCGGCGCGTGCCCCCGGGGCACGCGCTGATCCTGCGCGCGGGCGCACGGGAGGTCGCCGGATACGAGGCCGTCGCCTCGCTCGCCGTCGCCGCCCCCTCGGCCGACGCCGACAGCGCGGTGGACGGCGTGCGCGACGCCCTCGTGGAGGCCGTGCGCGCCCGGCTCACCGCGCCGCGCCACGTGCCCGGCATGGACGTCGACCCCGGCCCGGTGCCCGGCATGGGCCCCGCGGAGCGGCGCGCGGCCCGCGGCATGCCGGTGCCCGGCATCGGAGCCGACCTCTCCGGAGGACCAGCCTCGGGAACCCTCGCCCTTCTTGCGGCCGGTCTGCCCGGCATGCCCGGCACGGTGCTCGGCCACGGCACGGGCGCGGGGGAGCGGCTCCTCGCCGTCACCTTCAACGACCTGGCCGTCAACGGCCGCGAGGCCGAACTGGAACGCGCGGGCGCCATCGCCGCCAACCCCCGGCTGCACCACGTGGTGGTCGCCGCTGGCGAGGACGCCCTGCCGTACGCCGACCTGGACGGGCCCCTGACGGACGAGCCGAGCGCCACCCTGGTGAGCGCCCAGCGCCATCGCGCCCGGCTCTCCTCGGGCAGCGCGGACCACTTCACGGGCTACGGGGCCCGGCAGGTGCTCGACGCCCATCCGGCCCGCCTCGCCGACCTCCTGATGGACCGCAAGCGCCGCCATCTGGTCCGCCCCGTGGCCGCGTTGGCGAAGGCCGACGGCTCGGTGATGGTCCCCGCGCGCGTGTACGGCGCGGCCCGCAAGCTCGCCAGGATGCCGCACCGCGCGGGCGTCGAGTCGCTCGCCGACCGCCTTCTGCAACGGCGCTTCGACGAACCGGGGGGAGCCGTGGGGGCCTCGCTCGCCGCCCTCGCCTGGGCCAGACCGGGACCCGCCGCGCGCTGGCTGACCGGCGAGGCCCTCGCTGAAGTATCGGTTCGCCTCCAGGACACCCGGATGCGGCCCGGCGGCAACCCGGGACAGCGCCCCGGCGACTTCCGCGCGCGGGCGGCCCTCGCCCGGCACGCCGCGGACCTCCGCATCCTGGAACAGGCCGCCGAGGTCCGCTTCCAGCGCCTGCACGCGCCCTTCCTGGACAACCAGGTGGTCCGCGCCTGCCGCGCGCTCCCCGAGGCCCTGCGCGTCCAGCCCGGAGCCCGCGCCGCGATCCTGCGTACGGTCCTCGAAGGCGCCGGAGTCGCCGATCTGCCGCCCGGCTGGGGCGCCCCGTCCCACGCGTCGAACGCGGCCGCGGCCCGCACCGGGCTGCGCATGGCGGTGGACGACCTGATCGCCCTCTTCGACACCCCGCTCCTCGCCCAGGCGGGACTGGTCGAGGCCCGGGTCGTCCGCAAGGCCCTGCGCTCGGCGGCCGAGGGCGAGCCTCTGCCGCTCGACGGCCTCGCCGACCTCGTCTCCACGGAACTGTGGCTGCGCCGGCTCCTGTCGCGAAGAGGAACGTGCTGGACGGGGACTCCAGCACGGCAACGGGCGGTTCCTACGGGGACCGTGGTTCCGCAACGAGGGGCCCTGGGGGCCGGGCGCTGA